The following are from one region of the Actinoplanes sp. L3-i22 genome:
- a CDS encoding amino acid permease, with protein MTAAAGAGSDDRSLREHPRTIGWFGTTALAMGGSNQSLFLIPALVVSQGSAAVPLLVVGLLLSWAAAPGWLELVLMWPNRVGGIAATCAEAFRPYSAVLANLTGVCYWWGWVPTCGLTAILSGSAIHQWVLPQVPVTVLAVTIVVLFTAVNLAGVRWVTRLASPIAIGSALLAFLSVIGPVVTGRTDWHQAASFHLVSPFAGVFGEITSAMAGLYLIGFAAPAFEAATCHVGETKDPVRNVKRAMIASGGMAGVYFLLVPVVWLGVIGTDGLSGELAVSLGPVYGTVLGAAAKSAAIMFMIFNMFHGTLQPLAGAARTLSQLSEDGLLPRVLSARSRTDTPWVATTLTAVLAIAFLLAGDPVWMIAAANFTYLIGIGLPSVAVWLLRRQAPDQHRPWRAPRGTVMLGVCAAAVWGLSTVLGFEQYGLPTVLFGLALAYSGAVFYTWRVVRDRRAAGLPVYFRSMHMKLTGAMLAVMVLDGAGYLLAVQTVDRGQLMLTTVLQDIFVAVAILTVTVGLVLPGTIAQAAGQLAASADRLAQGTLADLTKAMEALAGGRLEDAHAQVDETPVAVHTRDEIGTMAESFNVMQRQIAKAAIALDVAREELRDHRDHLEDLVARRTVALEAANREIEQRAAELAEQGQQLERTLHDLESVERERRQLLAQTIRGREDERTWLAAELHDGPIQRLTAVRYGFEEASLALEYDDVADSKALLLESQQRLEQEIRDLRSLMTELRPPALNEQGLEPALRDLASSFTRRTGLECPVSVATTRRMTPEAETVLYRVVQEALTNVANHAHAGRARVELVDAYGGEGVDLTIDDDGVGFALEDMPSFVAGGHFGLAGMRERAELTAGRYTITSTPGHGTRVQIWMPASEREVAAS; from the coding sequence ATGACGGCTGCGGCCGGGGCCGGGAGCGATGACCGGTCCCTGCGCGAGCACCCCCGGACGATCGGCTGGTTCGGCACCACGGCGCTGGCCATGGGCGGGTCGAACCAGAGCCTGTTCCTGATCCCCGCGCTGGTCGTCTCGCAGGGCAGCGCGGCCGTGCCGCTGCTCGTGGTCGGGCTGCTGCTGTCCTGGGCGGCCGCGCCGGGCTGGCTGGAACTGGTCCTGATGTGGCCGAACCGGGTCGGCGGGATCGCCGCGACCTGCGCCGAGGCGTTCCGGCCGTACAGCGCGGTGCTGGCCAACCTGACCGGCGTCTGTTACTGGTGGGGCTGGGTCCCGACCTGCGGTCTCACCGCGATCCTGTCCGGTTCCGCGATCCACCAGTGGGTGCTGCCGCAGGTGCCGGTGACGGTGCTGGCGGTGACGATCGTGGTGCTGTTCACCGCGGTCAACCTGGCCGGCGTCCGCTGGGTGACCCGGCTGGCCAGCCCGATCGCGATCGGCTCGGCGCTGCTGGCCTTCCTCTCGGTGATCGGGCCGGTGGTCACCGGCCGGACGGACTGGCACCAGGCGGCCTCGTTCCACCTGGTCTCGCCGTTCGCCGGGGTCTTCGGCGAGATCACCAGCGCGATGGCCGGGCTCTACCTGATCGGCTTCGCCGCGCCGGCCTTCGAGGCGGCCACCTGCCACGTCGGCGAGACCAAGGATCCGGTCCGCAACGTCAAGCGCGCGATGATCGCCAGCGGCGGGATGGCCGGGGTCTACTTCCTGCTGGTCCCGGTCGTCTGGCTCGGGGTGATCGGCACCGACGGGCTCAGCGGCGAACTGGCGGTCAGCCTCGGCCCGGTGTACGGCACGGTGCTCGGCGCGGCGGCCAAGTCGGCCGCGATCATGTTCATGATCTTCAACATGTTCCACGGGACGCTGCAGCCGCTGGCCGGCGCCGCCCGGACGCTGTCGCAGCTGTCCGAGGACGGGCTGCTGCCCCGGGTGCTGTCCGCGCGCTCGCGCACCGACACCCCGTGGGTGGCCACCACCCTGACCGCGGTGCTGGCGATCGCGTTCCTGCTGGCCGGCGACCCGGTCTGGATGATCGCCGCGGCGAACTTCACCTACCTGATCGGGATCGGCCTGCCGAGCGTCGCGGTCTGGCTGCTGCGCCGGCAGGCCCCGGACCAGCACCGGCCGTGGCGCGCGCCGCGGGGCACGGTGATGCTGGGCGTGTGCGCGGCCGCCGTCTGGGGATTGTCGACGGTGCTCGGCTTCGAGCAGTACGGCCTGCCCACCGTGCTGTTCGGCCTGGCGCTGGCCTACTCCGGCGCGGTGTTCTACACCTGGCGGGTGGTGCGCGACCGCCGCGCGGCCGGCCTGCCGGTCTACTTCCGCTCGATGCACATGAAGCTGACCGGCGCGATGCTCGCGGTGATGGTGCTCGACGGCGCCGGCTACCTGCTCGCCGTGCAGACCGTGGACCGCGGCCAGCTGATGCTGACCACGGTGCTGCAGGACATCTTCGTCGCGGTCGCGATCCTGACCGTCACCGTCGGGCTGGTGCTGCCCGGCACCATCGCGCAGGCCGCCGGGCAGCTCGCGGCCAGCGCCGACCGGCTGGCCCAGGGCACCCTCGCCGACCTGACCAAGGCGATGGAGGCGCTGGCCGGCGGCCGGTTGGAGGACGCGCACGCCCAGGTCGACGAGACCCCGGTGGCGGTGCACACCCGCGACGAGATCGGCACCATGGCCGAGAGCTTCAACGTCATGCAGCGCCAGATCGCCAAGGCCGCGATTGCGCTCGACGTGGCCCGCGAGGAGCTGCGCGACCACCGCGACCACCTGGAGGACCTGGTCGCCCGGCGCACCGTGGCGCTGGAGGCGGCCAACCGGGAGATCGAGCAGCGCGCGGCCGAGCTGGCCGAGCAGGGCCAGCAGCTCGAACGGACCCTGCACGACCTGGAGAGCGTGGAACGGGAGCGCCGGCAGCTGCTGGCCCAGACCATCCGCGGCCGGGAGGACGAGCGCACCTGGCTGGCCGCGGAGCTGCACGACGGCCCGATCCAGCGGCTCACCGCGGTGCGCTACGGCTTCGAGGAGGCCTCGCTCGCGCTGGAGTACGACGACGTCGCGGACAGCAAGGCGCTGCTGCTGGAGTCGCAGCAGCGGCTCGAACAGGAGATCCGGGACCTGCGGAGCCTGATGACCGAGCTGCGCCCGCCGGCCCTCAACGAGCAGGGGCTCGAACCGGCCCTGCGGGACCTGGCCTCCTCGTTCACCCGGCGCACCGGCCTGGAGTGCCCGGTGTCGGTGGCCACCACGCGGCGGATGACGCCGGAGGCCGAGACGGTGCTCTACCGCGTGGTGCAGGAGGCGCTGACCAATGTGGCCAACCACGCGCACGCCGGTCGTGCTCGTGTGGAGCTGGTCGACGCGTACGGCGGCGAAGGGGTTGATCTGACCATCGACGACGACGGGGTCGGTTTCGCGCTGGAGGACATGCCGTCGTTCGTCGCCGGCGGGCACTTCGGGCTGGCCGGGATGCGGGAGCGGGCCGAGTTGACCGCCGGGCGGTACACGATCACGTCGACGCCCGGGCACGGCACCCGGGTGCAGATCTGGATGCCGGCGTCCGAACGTGAGGTGGCGGCGTCATGA
- a CDS encoding alpha/beta fold hydrolase, with product MMDQLAWTDTGGDGPVLLLIHAGGFADWLVPLAAEPALDGLRVIRLTRAGYTGVEPPPGLTVADHAGHAAALLRHLGAVPAHVVAHSSGTTIALQLAFDHPDLVSGLTLSEPPLVDTLVDPVDLGFLHATIGPAIGAAMGAMAHGDRPGAFGAFMTAVCGPEYREVMTRVLGAEGLSHAERDCGYFFTAELPAVAGWTLDPAIAGRLAKPVLLIEGGRSPAPTHRLVARLAGLFPQATTATVENANHLLPLTAPAELADLIAAGLRVTTHRS from the coding sequence ATGATGGACCAACTTGCCTGGACCGACACCGGTGGCGACGGGCCAGTGCTACTGCTGATCCACGCCGGTGGCTTCGCCGACTGGCTCGTGCCGCTCGCGGCCGAGCCCGCGCTGGACGGCCTCCGGGTGATCCGGCTGACCCGGGCCGGTTACACCGGGGTGGAACCGCCGCCCGGCCTGACCGTTGCCGATCACGCGGGGCACGCGGCCGCGCTGCTGCGTCACCTCGGTGCGGTTCCCGCGCACGTGGTCGCCCACTCGTCCGGCACCACGATCGCGCTGCAGTTGGCGTTCGACCATCCTGACCTGGTCAGCGGGCTGACGCTGAGTGAGCCGCCACTGGTGGACACCCTGGTCGACCCGGTGGACCTGGGGTTCCTGCACGCGACGATCGGGCCGGCGATCGGCGCGGCGATGGGCGCGATGGCGCACGGGGACCGGCCGGGCGCGTTCGGCGCGTTCATGACCGCGGTGTGCGGGCCTGAGTACCGCGAGGTGATGACCCGCGTGCTGGGCGCCGAGGGGCTGTCGCACGCGGAACGGGACTGCGGATACTTCTTCACCGCCGAGCTGCCCGCGGTCGCCGGGTGGACGCTGGACCCGGCGATCGCCGGGCGCCTGGCGAAGCCGGTGCTGCTGATCGAAGGTGGCCGGAGCCCGGCGCCGACCCACCGCCTGGTGGCCCGCCTGGCCGGCCTCTTCCCGCAGGCGACGACCGCGACCGTCGAGAATGCGAACCACCTGCTGCCACTTACCGCGCCGGCCGAGCTCGCCGACCTGATCGCGGCCGGGTTGCGCGTCACAACGCACCGATCGTGA
- a CDS encoding family 78 glycoside hydrolase catalytic domain produces MTAALLLAPISIQAVAADPPVSLTGAHWIWYPEGDPANSAPAATRYLRRTFTVTAADIATAQFVVTGDDTVDVWVNGTRLAGSPRVADSWQKAIYVDLAGALHAGSNTVAIAARNTGGPAGVLGHLHAGSVDLVTDTSWRVATAVPENWSDPAFSDASWTTAKDLGAGPWGNGVALPDPAAASPVSVTDLTVNRQVNPVGVDSPRFGWRLASGTGGQMQGRYQITVGSTPGAADVWDSGTVATSQSTDLGYGGTALAPNKTYHWRVRVWDAQGRPSGWSPSAHFDTGITLTAPFVGAPPAGDLSGANWIWYPEGDPANSAPAATRYFRRTVSLAASTTMVVTGDDTADVWVNGTQVSASPRVTDSWKTAAAVTIPAGTSTIAIAATNTAAGPAGVIAKLGSTVTDGSWKAFTTAPSGWQQPGFDDSGWASAQVLAGYGGGQWGSQVLVPGPAPYLRKGFPIAKPVARARLFTTALGLHDTYLNGTRVGAERLAPGWTDYTKRLQYRGFDVTSSIRQGDNALAAQLGRGWYSGNIGFAGSQRYGTQPWYAAQLVVEFTDGTSTTVQTDGSWRTAPGNVRADDLYAGETQDARQAIAGWTAPGFNDSGWTAVTVRTGTRPTLVPQVDPGVAVHQELRPVAITQPKPGVFIADLGQNFTGWDRLRVTGPAGTTVTLRHGEILNADGTLYTTNLRAAQATDRFTLAGTGGTETFEPRFTVHGYRYVELTGFPGTPTADSLTGLAAWTDGAATGTFTSSDATLNKVQQAILWGARSNLLSIPTDCPQRDERLGWTGDIAAFGATSTFNFDTYGLLNKFATDLVDAQHADGAFTDVAPDVLGGAGKAGWGDAGVIVPYTIWQRYGDLGPADRTFDAMARWVDYLRGTSGTDLIRNQDTYGDWLNVDDGTANDLTSTAYFGWSARLVSRMAAATGRTAQAASYGALADQVAAAFAGRFVAADGTIGNNSQTGYVLALAFGLVPANRVQAAADKLAAKVAARGGHLSVGFMGVENLLPVLADHGHVDVAYQILQQPDYPGWGYMIAKGATTIWERWDGIRPDGSLQDPGMNSFNHYGLGSVGDWLYRQVGGVAPAAPGYAQVLLAPKPGGTLTSASSELTTAFGRVRSAWSRSGSTITLQVVVAPNTSATVRVPGATVTSAPAEAVPVGGTSYVVGAGTYTFTSTV; encoded by the coding sequence ATGACAGCCGCGCTCCTGCTGGCACCGATATCGATTCAGGCCGTGGCGGCGGATCCGCCGGTGAGCCTGACCGGGGCGCACTGGATCTGGTATCCGGAGGGCGATCCGGCGAACAGCGCTCCGGCCGCCACCCGCTACCTGCGCCGCACGTTCACCGTCACCGCCGCCGACATCGCGACTGCCCAGTTCGTCGTGACCGGCGACGACACCGTCGACGTCTGGGTCAACGGCACCCGGCTGGCCGGCTCGCCGCGGGTGGCCGACTCCTGGCAGAAGGCGATCTACGTCGACCTGGCCGGCGCGCTGCACGCCGGGTCGAACACGGTCGCGATCGCGGCCCGCAACACCGGCGGACCGGCCGGCGTCCTGGGGCATCTGCACGCCGGGTCGGTGGACCTGGTCACCGACACCTCGTGGCGGGTGGCTACCGCCGTACCGGAAAATTGGTCTGACCCGGCCTTTTCCGACGCCTCCTGGACCACCGCGAAAGATCTTGGCGCCGGGCCGTGGGGCAATGGTGTCGCGTTGCCCGACCCGGCCGCGGCCTCGCCGGTGAGCGTCACCGACCTGACGGTGAATCGGCAGGTCAACCCGGTCGGCGTGGACAGTCCGCGGTTCGGCTGGCGGCTCGCGTCCGGCACCGGCGGGCAGATGCAGGGCCGTTACCAGATCACCGTGGGCAGCACGCCGGGCGCCGCCGACGTCTGGGACAGCGGCACGGTCGCAACATCACAATCAACCGACTTAGGGTACGGCGGAACCGCGCTCGCCCCCAACAAGACCTACCACTGGCGGGTCCGGGTCTGGGACGCGCAGGGCCGGCCGAGCGGGTGGAGCCCGAGTGCCCACTTCGACACCGGCATCACCCTGACCGCGCCGTTCGTCGGCGCACCCCCGGCCGGCGACCTGAGCGGCGCGAACTGGATCTGGTACCCGGAGGGCGACCCGGCGAACAGCGCTCCCGCCGCCACCCGGTACTTCCGCAGGACAGTCAGCCTGGCCGCGAGCACCACGATGGTGGTGACCGGTGACGACACCGCGGACGTGTGGGTCAACGGGACGCAGGTCTCGGCCAGCCCCCGGGTGACCGACTCGTGGAAGACCGCGGCCGCGGTGACCATCCCGGCCGGGACCAGCACGATCGCGATCGCCGCCACGAACACCGCGGCCGGCCCGGCCGGGGTGATCGCCAAGCTCGGCTCGACGGTCACCGACGGGTCGTGGAAGGCGTTCACCACCGCGCCCAGCGGCTGGCAGCAGCCCGGGTTCGACGACTCCGGATGGGCGTCGGCACAGGTGCTGGCCGGCTACGGCGGCGGCCAGTGGGGCAGCCAGGTGCTGGTGCCGGGCCCGGCGCCGTACCTCCGCAAGGGTTTTCCGATCGCGAAGCCGGTGGCCCGGGCGCGGCTGTTCACCACCGCGCTGGGTCTGCACGACACCTATCTGAACGGCACGCGGGTCGGCGCCGAGCGGCTCGCGCCGGGCTGGACCGACTACACCAAGCGGCTGCAGTACCGGGGTTTCGACGTCACCTCGTCGATCCGGCAGGGGGACAACGCGCTCGCGGCGCAGCTCGGCCGCGGCTGGTACTCGGGGAACATCGGCTTCGCCGGCAGCCAGCGGTACGGCACCCAGCCCTGGTACGCCGCCCAGCTGGTGGTCGAGTTCACCGACGGCACCTCGACCACCGTGCAGACCGACGGCAGCTGGCGGACCGCGCCGGGCAACGTCCGCGCCGACGACCTGTACGCCGGTGAGACCCAGGACGCCCGCCAGGCGATCGCCGGCTGGACCGCCCCGGGCTTCAACGACAGCGGCTGGACCGCGGTGACCGTCAGGACCGGCACCCGGCCCACCCTGGTCCCGCAGGTCGACCCGGGGGTGGCCGTCCACCAGGAGCTGCGCCCGGTCGCGATCACCCAGCCCAAGCCCGGCGTGTTCATCGCCGACCTCGGGCAGAACTTCACCGGCTGGGACCGGCTGCGGGTGACCGGCCCGGCCGGCACCACGGTCACCCTGCGGCACGGCGAGATCCTCAACGCCGACGGCACGCTCTACACCACGAACCTGCGGGCCGCGCAGGCCACCGACCGGTTCACCCTGGCCGGCACCGGCGGCACTGAAACGTTCGAACCGCGGTTCACCGTGCACGGCTACCGGTACGTCGAGCTCACCGGCTTCCCCGGCACCCCGACCGCGGACAGCCTGACCGGGCTCGCGGCCTGGACCGACGGCGCCGCCACCGGCACGTTCACCAGCTCGGACGCCACCCTCAACAAGGTCCAGCAGGCGATCCTCTGGGGCGCCCGGTCGAACCTGCTCTCCATCCCGACCGACTGCCCGCAGCGCGACGAGCGGCTCGGCTGGACCGGGGACATCGCCGCGTTCGGGGCGACGTCGACGTTCAACTTCGACACGTACGGGCTGCTCAACAAGTTCGCCACCGACCTGGTCGACGCGCAGCACGCGGACGGGGCGTTCACCGACGTGGCGCCGGACGTGCTCGGCGGCGCGGGCAAGGCCGGCTGGGGCGACGCGGGCGTGATCGTGCCGTACACGATCTGGCAGCGCTACGGCGACCTCGGACCGGCCGACCGCACGTTCGACGCGATGGCCCGCTGGGTCGACTACCTGCGCGGCACGTCCGGCACCGACCTGATCCGCAACCAGGACACCTACGGCGACTGGCTCAACGTCGACGACGGCACCGCGAACGACCTGACCAGCACGGCGTACTTCGGCTGGTCGGCGCGGCTGGTGTCGCGGATGGCGGCGGCCACCGGCCGCACCGCGCAGGCCGCGTCCTACGGCGCGCTGGCCGACCAGGTCGCGGCCGCGTTCGCCGGCCGGTTCGTCGCGGCCGACGGCACGATCGGGAACAACAGCCAGACCGGGTACGTGCTGGCCCTCGCGTTCGGCCTGGTCCCGGCGAACCGGGTGCAGGCGGCCGCGGACAAGCTGGCCGCGAAGGTGGCGGCCCGCGGCGGTCACCTGTCGGTCGGCTTCATGGGGGTGGAGAACCTGCTGCCGGTGCTCGCCGACCACGGGCATGTGGACGTCGCGTACCAGATCCTGCAGCAGCCGGACTACCCCGGCTGGGGCTACATGATCGCGAAGGGCGCGACCACGATCTGGGAGCGCTGGGACGGCATCCGCCCGGACGGCAGCCTGCAGGACCCGGGCATGAACTCGTTCAACCACTACGGGCTCGGCTCGGTCGGCGACTGGCTCTACCGCCAGGTCGGCGGGGTCGCGCCGGCCGCGCCCGGGTATGCCCAGGTGCTGCTCGCGCCGAAGCCGGGCGGGACGCTGACCTCGGCGTCGTCCGAGCTGACCACGGCCTTCGGCCGGGTCCGCAGCGCGTGGAGCCGGTCCGGGTCCACGATCACGCTGCAGGTCGTCGTCGCTCCGAACACCTCGGCGACGGTACGGGTTCCGGGCGCCACGGTGACCTCCGCGCCGGCCGAGGCGGTGCCGGTCGGCGGCACGTCCTACGTGGTCGGCGCCGGGACCTACACGTTCACCTCGACCGTCTGA
- a CDS encoding VOC family protein produces the protein MTELSGIHHVKIPVADLDRSRDWYTTVLGLRVAIEFAEDRVLHGLALVDPAGTLSLALRLDPARAAGLAGFDLVALRVPTRDAVQGWSRRLTEIGQPHGGVVTGHDGGSVLIGLHDPDGIEIRLYAD, from the coding sequence ATGACCGAGCTGTCCGGGATCCATCACGTCAAAATTCCCGTCGCCGACCTCGATCGCAGCCGCGACTGGTACACCACCGTGCTCGGGTTGCGGGTGGCGATCGAGTTCGCGGAGGACCGGGTGCTCCACGGCCTTGCCCTGGTCGACCCGGCCGGCACCCTCAGCCTGGCGTTGCGGCTGGACCCGGCGCGGGCCGCCGGGCTGGCCGGGTTCGACCTGGTCGCACTTCGTGTGCCGACCCGGGACGCCGTCCAGGGCTGGAGTCGTCGGCTGACCGAGATCGGCCAGCCGCACGGCGGCGTGGTGACCGGGCACGACGGCGGCTCGGTCCTGATCGGCCTGCACGACCCGGACGGCATCGAGATCCGCCTGTACGCCGACTGA
- a CDS encoding CARDB domain-containing protein, with product MNPKALGRRLVSVALVAGLTVLGLSPVAAHAAGGANLALGKVVSASGSLGAQPAAAVNDNNPNSYWESPNNAFPQWIQVDLGSSVAIDQVALKLPPATAWATRTQTLSVQGSANGSTFSDLSASAGRVFDPATGNTVTINFTSASVRFVRVNITANTGWPAGQLSELEVYGVGGTTDPDPDPDPNPPTGTDLAGGKAIEASSATFNFVATNANDGNLSTYWESAGFPSTLTVKLGADANVTGVVVKLNPDAAWGPRTQAVQVLGRAGTATAFTELKARADYSFSPSNSQNTVTIPVSGKASDVRLQFFTNSGAPGGQVAELQVIGAWAPAPDLVVTSTTWSPASPDETSALTLTAGVRNSGTVASAATTLDFKLNGAVVASANVPALAAGATATVTGAVSARAQGTYTVASTVDPANTVAESNNDNNTFTASTQLVVAQAPGPDLLVTAVNLTPANPAVGAAVSFTVGVQNRGTSAAAASTTRVVVGSSTLTGATPAIAAGATTTVTIGGTWTATSGGATAVATTDSAGVVAETNEGNNTLSKSIVVGRGAAVPYSEYEAEAARYTGTLLQPDALRTFGHTNFASESSGRQSVRLGSTGQFVEFTSANQANSIVVRNSVPDAAGGGGQDWTISLYVNDVFNRKLTLSSRNSWLYGTTDDTESLSNTPSADARRLFDESNALLGTSYPAGTRFKLQRDSGDSASFYVIDLIDLEQVAAPLSQPAGCVSITTYGAVPNDGLDDTSAIQRAVTDDENGVIPCVWIPAGQWRQEQKILSPDPTRNQYNQKGIRNAVIRGAGMWHTQLYTNTQPQNVVGNINHPHEGNVGFDIDDNTQISDLAIFGNTQNRANRGHGLNGRFGKNTKISNVWIEHVNVGAWVGRDYSDTPAYWNPGDGVEFSGMRIRDTYADGINFSNGTRNSRVFNSSFRTTGDDALAIWANPYVKDQNVDIDHDDHFVNNTVQLPWRANGIAIYGGYGNSAENNLVSDTANYPGIMLATDHSPLPFSGTTLIANNGLYRTGGAFWNEDQEFGAITLFPSTKDITGVTIRDTDIIDSTYDGIQFKNGGGNMPNVAITNVRIDKSNNGAGILAMSGARGNAVLSGVTVTNSADGNIVTQPGSQFTFSGS from the coding sequence ATGAATCCGAAAGCTCTCGGTCGAAGACTGGTCAGCGTCGCCCTGGTGGCCGGCCTGACCGTCCTCGGCCTGTCCCCCGTGGCCGCGCACGCCGCCGGCGGCGCCAACCTCGCGCTCGGCAAGGTCGTCTCGGCCAGCGGTTCCCTCGGCGCGCAGCCCGCCGCCGCGGTCAACGACAACAACCCGAATTCCTACTGGGAGAGCCCGAACAACGCCTTTCCGCAGTGGATCCAGGTCGACCTCGGCAGCAGTGTCGCGATCGACCAGGTCGCGCTGAAGCTGCCGCCGGCGACCGCGTGGGCCACCCGCACGCAGACGCTGAGCGTGCAGGGCAGCGCCAACGGCTCGACGTTCAGCGATCTCTCGGCGTCCGCCGGCCGGGTGTTCGACCCGGCCACCGGCAACACCGTCACGATCAACTTCACTTCCGCTTCGGTACGGTTCGTCCGCGTGAACATCACCGCGAACACCGGCTGGCCGGCCGGGCAGCTGTCCGAGCTGGAGGTCTACGGCGTGGGCGGGACGACCGACCCCGACCCGGATCCCGACCCGAACCCGCCGACCGGCACCGACCTGGCCGGCGGCAAGGCGATCGAGGCGTCCTCGGCGACGTTCAACTTCGTGGCGACCAACGCCAACGACGGCAACCTGAGCACGTACTGGGAGTCGGCCGGCTTCCCGTCCACGCTGACCGTGAAGCTCGGCGCGGACGCGAACGTCACCGGCGTCGTCGTCAAGCTCAACCCGGACGCCGCCTGGGGCCCGCGGACGCAGGCCGTCCAGGTGCTCGGCCGGGCCGGCACGGCCACCGCGTTCACCGAGCTCAAGGCCCGTGCCGACTACAGCTTCAGCCCGTCGAACAGCCAGAACACGGTGACCATCCCGGTCAGCGGCAAGGCTTCCGACGTACGGCTGCAGTTCTTCACCAACAGCGGAGCGCCCGGCGGGCAGGTCGCCGAGCTGCAGGTGATCGGCGCCTGGGCGCCGGCGCCGGACCTGGTGGTCACCTCGACCACGTGGAGCCCGGCGAGCCCGGACGAGACGTCGGCGCTGACCCTGACCGCCGGCGTCCGTAACTCGGGCACCGTCGCCTCGGCCGCCACCACGCTCGACTTCAAGCTCAACGGCGCCGTCGTGGCCAGCGCGAACGTCCCGGCCCTGGCGGCCGGCGCGACGGCCACCGTGACCGGCGCGGTCAGCGCCCGGGCGCAGGGCACCTACACCGTCGCCTCGACGGTCGACCCGGCCAACACCGTGGCCGAGTCGAACAACGACAACAACACGTTCACCGCGAGCACCCAGCTCGTGGTCGCCCAGGCGCCGGGCCCGGACCTGCTGGTCACCGCGGTCAACCTGACCCCGGCCAACCCGGCGGTCGGCGCGGCGGTCAGCTTCACCGTCGGCGTGCAGAACCGGGGCACCAGCGCCGCGGCCGCCAGCACCACCCGCGTCGTCGTCGGTTCCAGCACGCTCACCGGTGCCACCCCGGCGATCGCGGCCGGCGCCACCACGACCGTCACCATCGGCGGGACCTGGACCGCGACCAGCGGGGGCGCCACCGCCGTCGCGACCACGGACTCGGCCGGCGTGGTCGCCGAGACCAACGAGGGCAACAACACGCTGTCGAAGTCGATCGTGGTCGGGCGCGGCGCCGCGGTGCCGTACTCGGAGTACGAGGCCGAGGCCGCCCGCTACACCGGCACGCTGCTGCAGCCGGACGCGCTGCGGACGTTCGGGCACACCAACTTCGCCTCGGAGTCCTCCGGCCGGCAGTCGGTCCGGCTGGGCAGCACCGGCCAGTTCGTCGAGTTCACCTCGGCGAACCAGGCCAACTCGATCGTGGTCCGCAACTCGGTGCCGGACGCCGCCGGCGGTGGCGGCCAGGACTGGACGATCAGCCTGTACGTCAACGACGTCTTCAACCGCAAGCTCACCCTCAGCTCGCGCAACAGCTGGCTGTACGGCACCACCGACGACACCGAGTCGCTGTCGAACACCCCGTCGGCCGACGCGCGCCGGCTGTTCGACGAGTCGAACGCGCTGCTGGGCACGTCCTACCCGGCCGGCACCCGGTTCAAGCTGCAGCGCGACTCGGGCGACTCGGCCAGCTTCTACGTCATCGACCTGATCGACCTGGAGCAGGTCGCGGCGCCGCTGAGCCAGCCGGCCGGCTGCGTCTCGATCACCACGTACGGCGCGGTGCCGAACGACGGGCTCGACGACACCTCCGCGATCCAGCGGGCGGTCACCGACGACGAGAACGGCGTGATCCCCTGCGTCTGGATCCCGGCCGGGCAGTGGCGGCAGGAGCAGAAGATCCTCTCGCCCGACCCGACCCGCAACCAGTACAACCAGAAGGGCATCCGGAACGCCGTGATCCGCGGCGCCGGCATGTGGCACACCCAGCTCTACACGAACACCCAGCCGCAGAACGTGGTCGGCAACATCAACCACCCGCACGAGGGCAACGTCGGCTTCGACATCGACGACAACACCCAGATCTCCGACCTGGCGATCTTCGGCAACACGCAGAACCGGGCCAACCGGGGCCACGGCCTCAACGGCCGGTTCGGCAAGAACACGAAGATCAGCAACGTGTGGATCGAGCACGTCAACGTCGGCGCCTGGGTCGGCCGGGACTACTCGGACACGCCGGCCTACTGGAACCCGGGTGACGGGGTCGAGTTCAGCGGCATGCGGATCCGCGACACGTACGCCGACGGGATCAACTTCTCCAACGGCACGCGCAACTCCCGGGTCTTCAACTCCTCGTTCCGGACCACCGGCGACGACGCGCTGGCGATCTGGGCCAACCCGTACGTCAAGGACCAGAACGTCGACATCGACCACGACGACCACTTCGTGAACAACACCGTGCAGCTGCCGTGGCGGGCCAACGGCATCGCGATCTACGGCGGCTACGGCAACTCGGCGGAGAACAACCTGGTCTCCGACACGGCGAACTACCCGGGCATCATGCTGGCGACCGACCACAGCCCGCTGCCGTTCTCCGGCACCACGCTGATCGCCAACAACGGCCTCTACCGCACCGGCGGGGCGTTCTGGAACGAGGACCAGGAGTTCGGGGCGATCACCCTGTTCCCCTCCACGAAGGACATCACCGGCGTCACCATCCGGGACACCGACATCATCGACTCGACGTACGACGGGATCCAGTTCAAGAACGGCGGCGGGAACATGCCGAACGTCGCCATCACGAACGTCCGGATCGACAAGTCGAACAACGGCGCCGGCATCCTGGCGATGAGCGGGGCGCGCGGCAACGCGGTCCTCTCCGGCGTCACCGTCACCAACTCGGCCGACGGCAACATCGTCACCCAGCCGGGCTCGCAGTTCACCTTCTCCGGAAGCTGA